A part of Neovison vison isolate M4711 chromosome 6, ASM_NN_V1, whole genome shotgun sequence genomic DNA contains:
- the CALR3 gene encoding calreticulin-3 → MAMAHVPLWAVCMLRVVLATVYFQEEFLDGERWRNRWVQSTNDSQFGHFRLSSGKFYGHKEKDKGLQTTQNGRFYAISARFKPFSNKGKTLVIQYTVKHEQKMDCGGGYIKIFPADVDQKNLNGKSQYYIMFGPDICGFDIKKVHVILHFKNQYHSNKKSIRCKVDGFTHLYALILRPDLTYEVKIDGQSIESGNIEYDWNLTSLKKMEKSSAESKDWDQAEGDKSQDWEKHFLDASASKPSDWNSELEGDWQGPMLQKPPYQDGLKPEGIDKDVWLHQKMKNSYLTEYDLSEFENIGAIGLELWQVRSGTIFDNFLITDDEEYAENFGKATWGETKGPEREMDAIQAKEEVKKAREEDEQELLMGRFGGQENTFQRFHRRDEL, encoded by the exons ATGGCTATGGCTCACGTTCCGCTTTGGGCGGTCTGCATGCTGAGGGTGGTGCTAGCCACTGTCTACTTCCAAGAGGAATTTCTAGACGGAG AGCGATGGAGGAACCGATGGGTGCAGTCCACCAATGACTCTCAATTTGGGCATTTTAGACTCTCGTCGGGGAAATTTTATGGTcataaagagaaagacaaag gtcTGCAAACCACTCAAAATGGCCGATTCTATGCCATCTCTGCACGATTCAAACCGTTTAGCAACAAAGGGAAGACTCTGGTCATTCAGTACACAGTAAAACATGAACAGAAGATGGACTGTGGAGGGGGCTACATTAAGATCTTCCCTGCAGACGTGGATCAGAAGAACCTCAACGGAAAATCCCAGTACTATATTATGTTTG gacCTGATATTTGTGGATTTGATATCAAGAAAGTTCATGTTATTTTACATTTCAAGAATCAGTATCACTCAAACAAGAAATCAATCAGGTGTAAG GTTGATGGCTTTACACACCTCTATGCTCTGATTTTAAGACCAGACCTCACTTATGAAGTGAAGATCGATGGTCAGTCGATTGAATCCGGCAACATCGAGTATGACTGGAACTTAACGTCACTTAAGAAGATGGAGAAGTCCTCTGCGGAGTCCAAGGATTGGGACCAGGCTGAAGGCGACAAATCCCAG gaCTGGGAGAAGCATTTTTTGGATGCCAGTGCCAGCAAGCCAAGTGACTGGAACAGCGAGCTAGAGGGGGACTGGCAGGGGCCAATGCTGCAAAAGCCTCCGTACCAG GATGGCCTGAAACCAGAGGGTATAGACAAAGACGTTTGGCTGCAtcagaagatgaaaaacagctATCTAACAGAATACGACCTCTCCGAATTTGAGAACATTGGTGCCATTGGCCTAGAACTTTGGCAG GTGAGATCAGGAACCATCTTTGATAATTTCCTGATCACAGATGACGAGGAGTATGCTGAGAATTTTGGCAAGGCTACTTGGGGGGAAACAAAG GGCCCAGAAAGGGAGATGGATGCCATACAGG